The Lentzea guizhouensis genome contains a region encoding:
- a CDS encoding DUF6114 domain-containing protein, translated as MLLRFWRSFTAWRRGRPFWAGLFVIAGAIVILFPPFVGVKLGDMIISIKTIGGVSALLVGTLLIICGLSLWVAPKFRLASGIVTVLLAMVALVTTNLGGFLVGTVLSLLGGALAVAWTDSPKEPRRKRGKGRSELSMENPAPPVAAVALIALLAVQPPSSDPSEPPTSTPAPTSSSVVPPTSSTPPATTTAPTPAPTPGPTTGPTTGPPTSSSAPTVPPSSTAPPSATPPPVPAPVAGGRAWTLTASRLDLGGLNFAGVVDSVLNGEIVKVLKFTTSDMKIRDLVQTGEVSPGVKLVTRAAPGSTSTVSVPSGSPNRIELFTVQLKGNLDILGIKIPVDYTAAHPPPLNVPIASFTEVTVRNADLVGGTLKIPGAQVSLQTA; from the coding sequence GTGCTTCTGAGGTTCTGGCGCAGCTTCACCGCGTGGCGGCGTGGCCGGCCCTTCTGGGCCGGCCTGTTCGTCATCGCCGGTGCGATCGTCATCCTGTTCCCGCCGTTCGTCGGCGTGAAGCTCGGCGACATGATCATCTCGATCAAGACGATCGGCGGCGTCTCGGCGTTGCTGGTCGGCACGTTGCTGATCATCTGCGGGCTCTCGCTGTGGGTGGCGCCCAAGTTCCGGCTCGCCTCCGGCATCGTCACCGTGCTGCTCGCGATGGTGGCGCTGGTGACGACCAACCTCGGCGGCTTCCTGGTCGGCACCGTCCTCAGCCTGCTCGGCGGCGCGCTCGCCGTGGCGTGGACGGACAGCCCCAAGGAGCCGAGGCGCAAGCGCGGGAAGGGGCGCTCGGAGCTGAGCATGGAGAACCCGGCCCCACCGGTGGCCGCGGTGGCGCTGATCGCGTTGCTCGCGGTCCAGCCACCGTCGTCGGACCCCTCCGAACCGCCCACCAGCACCCCGGCCCCCACGAGCAGCTCGGTCGTGCCGCCCACCAGCAGCACCCCGCCGGCCACGACCACCGCGCCGACTCCTGCTCCGACTCCTGGGCCGACCACTGGCCCGACCACCGGGCCGCCGACGTCGTCCTCCGCGCCGACGGTCCCACCCAGCAGCACGGCGCCGCCGTCGGCCACCCCGCCACCGGTCCCTGCCCCGGTGGCGGGAGGGCGGGCGTGGACCCTGACCGCCAGCCGCCTCGACCTCGGCGGCCTCAACTTCGCCGGCGTCGTCGACTCGGTGCTGAACGGCGAGATCGTCAAGGTCCTGAAGTTCACGACCTCCGACATGAAGATCAGGGACCTGGTGCAGACCGGCGAGGTGTCACCGGGCGTCAAGCTCGTGACGAGGGCCGCACCCGGCAGCACCTCCACGGTGTCGGTCCCGTCCGGCTCCCCGAACCGGATCGAGCTGTTCACGGTGCAGCTGAAGGGGAACCTCGACATCCTCGGCATCAAGATCCCGGTCGACTACACCGCGGCCCACCCGCCACCGCTGAACGTGCCGATCGCGTCGTTCACCGAGGTCACGGTGCGCAACGCGGACCTGGTCGGCGGCACCCTGAAGATCCCGGGCGCCCAGGTCTCGCTGCAGACGGCCTAG
- a CDS encoding tetratricopeptide repeat protein: MTRPDPRKTAALSAALSGAVDLGALKARADAARQSAAAPAPAAGPAGAPNGSAPWIVDVTEASFQAVVEQSLQVPVVVLLGASYSPESQQLAASLTRLAQPSGGSWILARVDLEQAPRIGQAFGVQSVPTTVAVAGGQPIDAFAGPLADAELQQWIKRLLDALRDRLPGIRAGEANASAPLEEEEPPEDPRFVAAEEAFERGDYVAAQAAFQAILDAEPANELAKEGLAQAKFAERAEAADPSVIAKADGAPDDIDAQLAAADAQVASQQVEEAFKRLVDTVRRVYGDDRDRVRQHLVGLFELFPADDPRVAAARRNLASALY, translated from the coding sequence GTGACAAGGCCTGACCCCCGCAAGACCGCCGCACTGTCCGCCGCGCTCTCGGGTGCCGTCGACCTGGGGGCCCTGAAGGCCCGCGCCGACGCCGCCCGCCAGTCCGCCGCGGCCCCCGCCCCCGCCGCAGGTCCAGCCGGAGCCCCGAACGGGTCCGCGCCGTGGATCGTGGACGTCACCGAGGCCTCCTTCCAGGCCGTGGTCGAGCAGTCCCTGCAGGTGCCCGTCGTGGTCCTGCTGGGCGCTTCCTACAGCCCGGAGTCCCAGCAGCTCGCCGCCTCGCTGACCCGCCTCGCCCAGCCGTCGGGCGGCTCCTGGATCCTCGCGCGCGTCGACCTCGAGCAGGCCCCGCGCATCGGCCAGGCGTTCGGCGTGCAGTCCGTGCCGACGACCGTGGCGGTCGCGGGCGGCCAGCCGATCGACGCCTTCGCCGGGCCTCTGGCGGACGCCGAGCTGCAGCAGTGGATCAAGCGGTTGCTGGACGCGCTGCGCGACCGGCTGCCGGGCATCCGGGCGGGTGAGGCGAACGCGTCGGCGCCGCTGGAGGAGGAAGAGCCGCCGGAGGACCCGCGGTTCGTCGCGGCCGAGGAAGCCTTCGAGCGCGGTGACTACGTGGCGGCGCAGGCGGCGTTCCAGGCGATCCTGGACGCGGAGCCGGCGAACGAGCTCGCCAAGGAGGGCTTGGCCCAGGCCAAGTTCGCCGAACGGGCGGAGGCCGCCGACCCGTCGGTGATCGCCAAGGCCGACGGCGCACCGGACGACATCGACGCCCAGCTCGCCGCCGCGGACGCGCAGGTGGCCTCGCAGCAGGTCGAGGAGGCGTTCAAGCGCCTGGTCGACACCGTGCGGCGGGTATACGGCGACGACCGCGACCGCGTGCGCCAGCACCTGGTCGGCCTGTTCGAGCTGTTCCCGGCGGACGACCCCCGCGTCGCCGCCGCCCGCCGCAACCTGGCGAGCGCCCTCTACTGA
- a CDS encoding neutral zinc metallopeptidase, translating to MGIGRMAAALTTVVVLAGCSSVVEGAPKGERPDPTKVAGLEITNGPSGAKPGVPNADLSVENGDGGEMDQLAINTLADVQAFWAEEMPRSFAGKNFEPVKRFISYDSNGKGVEVCRLNTTGIANAFYCAIDDSITWDRGELLPMLKDSFGPMAVVTVLAHEMGHAVQYKLGAASNIGPNTQSIVKEQQADCYTGVFMRWIAENKSKHFELSTGEGLNQVLQTMFFIRDSAGTSFEKQGAHGSAFDRVSAFQFGFVRGAARCAEINEAEIDKRITERPFSLQDTDQGQGRGNVRIDQDKYLKALEESLRDAYKSSGAAFPAVDRAGIKSCADAQTTSPATYCPATNQIQLDLPSLVKIGTPPKRGQKGGIGDFAAFAVIASRFSLSIQSATGFDLDDDAAGQRTACLTGAWAGLTNRPDAAAGLRLSPGDLDEAVAELLADDSLIAADVNGKAVPSGFARVEAFADGFFRGSSLCVKKYSV from the coding sequence ATGGGGATCGGACGCATGGCCGCTGCGCTCACCACCGTCGTCGTGCTGGCGGGATGCTCGTCGGTGGTCGAGGGGGCACCGAAGGGCGAGCGCCCCGACCCCACGAAGGTCGCGGGCCTGGAGATCACCAACGGCCCGTCCGGCGCCAAGCCCGGCGTGCCGAACGCCGACCTGTCCGTCGAGAACGGCGACGGCGGCGAGATGGACCAGCTCGCGATCAACACGCTCGCCGACGTCCAGGCGTTCTGGGCCGAGGAGATGCCGCGCTCGTTCGCCGGCAAGAACTTCGAGCCGGTCAAGCGCTTCATCTCCTACGACTCGAACGGCAAGGGCGTCGAGGTCTGCCGGCTCAACACCACCGGCATCGCCAACGCGTTCTACTGCGCGATCGACGACAGCATCACCTGGGACCGCGGCGAGCTGCTGCCGATGCTCAAGGACTCGTTCGGCCCGATGGCCGTGGTCACCGTGCTGGCCCACGAGATGGGCCACGCCGTGCAGTACAAGCTCGGCGCCGCCTCGAACATCGGCCCGAACACCCAGTCGATCGTCAAGGAGCAGCAGGCCGACTGCTACACCGGCGTGTTCATGCGCTGGATCGCCGAGAACAAGTCGAAGCACTTCGAGCTCTCCACCGGCGAGGGCCTGAACCAGGTGCTGCAGACGATGTTCTTCATCCGCGACTCGGCAGGCACGTCGTTCGAGAAGCAGGGCGCGCACGGCAGCGCGTTCGACCGCGTGTCCGCCTTCCAGTTCGGCTTCGTCCGCGGCGCCGCCCGGTGCGCCGAGATCAACGAGGCCGAGATCGACAAGCGCATCACCGAGCGCCCGTTCTCGCTGCAGGACACCGACCAGGGCCAGGGCCGCGGCAACGTGCGCATCGACCAGGACAAGTACCTGAAGGCCCTGGAGGAGTCGTTGCGCGACGCCTACAAGTCGAGCGGCGCCGCCTTCCCCGCCGTCGACAGGGCCGGCATCAAGTCCTGCGCCGACGCCCAGACCACCTCACCGGCCACCTACTGCCCGGCCACCAACCAGATCCAGCTCGACCTGCCGTCCCTGGTCAAGATCGGCACCCCGCCCAAGCGCGGCCAGAAGGGCGGCATCGGCGACTTCGCCGCGTTCGCCGTCATCGCCTCCCGCTTCTCGCTCTCCATCCAGAGCGCCACGGGCTTCGACCTCGACGACGACGCGGCGGGCCAGCGCACCGCCTGCCTCACCGGCGCCTGGGCGGGCCTCACCAACCGCCCCGACGCCGCGGCGGGCCTGCGCCTGTCCCCCGGCGACCTCGACGAGGCCGTGGCCGAGCTGCTGGCCGACGACAGCCTCATCGCCGCCGACGTGAACGGCAAGGCGGTCCCCTCCGGGTTCGCCCGCGTGGAGGCCTTCGCCGACGGCTTCTTCCGCGGCTCCTCGCTGTGCGTGAAGAAGTACTCGGTTTGA
- a CDS encoding ABC transporter ATP-binding protein, giving the protein MTQERSAVVVRDVRKSYGGLKAVDGVSFTVAEGEFFGILGPNGAGKTTTLEIVEGLREPDSGEVALLGESPWPRNTKLLPRIGVQLQASSFFERLTAKEQLQTFGSLYGVSAGTAADMLELVGLADKADEQENKLSGGQRQRLSIACALVHDPDVVFLDEPTAALDPQARRNLWDVLRAIQERGKTIVYTTHYLDEAEILCDRVAIMDHGRILALDPPAVLVRGLDAPTHVTLQKGLLSVVDASALDGVEEAHEDEVSLTISTRRPAPVLSALAERGALDGLQVRTATLEDVFLDLTGREYRA; this is encoded by the coding sequence ATGACGCAGGAACGGTCGGCCGTCGTGGTGCGGGACGTCCGCAAGAGCTACGGCGGGCTGAAAGCGGTGGACGGGGTCTCGTTCACCGTGGCCGAGGGCGAGTTCTTCGGCATTCTGGGACCCAACGGCGCCGGCAAGACGACGACGCTCGAGATCGTCGAGGGCCTGCGCGAGCCGGACAGCGGTGAGGTGGCGCTGCTCGGCGAGAGCCCGTGGCCGCGCAACACGAAACTGTTGCCGCGCATCGGGGTGCAGCTGCAGGCGTCGTCGTTCTTCGAGCGGCTGACCGCCAAGGAGCAGCTGCAGACGTTCGGCTCGCTCTACGGCGTGAGCGCGGGCACGGCCGCGGACATGCTGGAGCTGGTCGGCCTCGCGGACAAGGCGGACGAGCAGGAGAACAAGCTCTCCGGCGGCCAGCGGCAACGGCTCTCGATCGCGTGCGCGCTGGTGCACGACCCGGACGTCGTGTTCCTCGACGAGCCCACCGCGGCGCTGGACCCGCAGGCCCGGCGCAACCTCTGGGACGTGCTGCGCGCGATCCAGGAACGCGGCAAGACCATCGTCTACACCACGCACTACCTCGACGAGGCCGAGATCCTCTGCGACCGCGTGGCCATCATGGACCACGGCAGGATCCTCGCCCTCGACCCGCCCGCGGTGCTCGTGCGCGGCCTCGACGCACCCACGCACGTGACGCTGCAGAAGGGTCTGCTGTCCGTCGTGGACGCTTCCGCGCTCGACGGCGTCGAGGAGGCGCACGAGGACGAGGTGTCGCTGACGATCTCCACCCGCCGCCCGGCCCCGGTGCTGTCCGCGCTCGCCGAACGCGGTGCGCTGGACGGCCTCCAGGTCCGCACGGCCACCCTCGAAGACGTCTTCCTCGACCTGACCGGGCGGGAGTACCGCGCATGA
- a CDS encoding MarR family winged helix-turn-helix transcriptional regulator, with protein MTPLPFDPIARAAELWDERVGSATSMAAVTSVMRVQQIIQSAVDAALKPHGLTFARYEALVLLYFSRKGALPMRVMGERLQLHPTSVTNIVDRLESDGLVRRTPHPTDRRTTLVEITDAGLQRREAATEAVVRVNLGLKGLTDRQTEQLTDLLAKVRRASGDFED; from the coding sequence ATGACACCGCTGCCGTTCGATCCGATCGCCCGCGCGGCCGAACTGTGGGACGAGCGCGTCGGTTCGGCGACCTCGATGGCCGCCGTCACGAGCGTCATGCGTGTCCAGCAAATCATCCAGTCCGCCGTGGACGCAGCCCTCAAGCCGCACGGGCTCACGTTCGCCCGCTACGAGGCGCTGGTGCTGCTCTACTTCTCGCGCAAGGGCGCGCTGCCGATGCGGGTGATGGGCGAGCGGCTGCAACTGCACCCGACGTCGGTGACGAACATCGTCGACCGGCTGGAGAGCGACGGCCTGGTCCGCCGCACGCCGCACCCGACGGACCGCCGCACGACGCTCGTGGAGATCACCGACGCGGGCCTGCAGCGGCGGGAGGCGGCGACCGAGGCGGTCGTGCGGGTCAACCTGGGGCTCAAGGGCCTGACCGACCGGCAGACCGAGCAGCTCACCGACCTGCTCGCGAAGGTGCGCAGGGCGAGCGGCGACTTCGAGGACTGA
- a CDS encoding ABC transporter permease has protein sequence MTAFKTLSLAMFKGFVRDKVTLFFTFLFPLMFLVIFGLMLGDAGTDKTKIAVVGDGPVVTSLRDSGVLELESFDDENAALRKVEDGDLPAALIVRGQTLDVRYAQSDQVESATVLGIVNGFVDKANLAATGQPPRFTFASEKVEDASLKPIQYLTPGILSWGVAVSAVFGSALTLVSWRRKQVLRRIRLAPVSATSVLSSRVLVSAGVALVQGATFVGIAMLPVFGLRLSGHWWLSIPLLLLGTVAFFALGMLVGAFAKTEESASAAANIVVLPMAFLSGTFFPVEQAPAWLQVVSKVFPLRHMNDGMLDVLVRGKGIDALLVPGAILIGFTLVVGFIASRVFKWEE, from the coding sequence ATGACCGCGTTCAAGACGCTCTCGCTCGCCATGTTCAAGGGGTTCGTCAGGGACAAGGTGACGTTGTTCTTCACCTTCCTGTTCCCCCTGATGTTCCTGGTGATCTTCGGCCTGATGCTCGGCGACGCGGGCACGGACAAGACGAAGATCGCGGTGGTCGGTGACGGCCCGGTCGTCACCTCGTTGCGCGACAGCGGAGTGCTGGAGCTGGAGTCCTTCGACGACGAGAACGCCGCACTGCGGAAGGTGGAGGACGGCGACCTGCCCGCCGCGCTGATCGTGCGCGGCCAGACGCTCGACGTGCGGTACGCGCAGAGCGACCAGGTCGAGTCGGCGACCGTCCTGGGGATCGTGAACGGGTTCGTGGACAAGGCGAACCTGGCCGCGACCGGTCAGCCGCCGCGGTTCACGTTCGCCTCGGAGAAGGTCGAGGACGCCTCGCTCAAGCCGATCCAGTACCTGACGCCGGGCATCCTGTCCTGGGGTGTGGCGGTCTCGGCGGTGTTCGGCTCGGCGCTGACGCTGGTGTCGTGGCGGCGCAAGCAGGTGCTGCGGCGGATCAGGCTCGCGCCGGTGTCGGCGACCTCCGTGCTGTCGTCGCGGGTGCTGGTCAGCGCGGGCGTGGCGCTGGTGCAGGGCGCGACCTTCGTCGGCATCGCCATGCTGCCCGTGTTCGGGCTGCGGCTGTCCGGGCACTGGTGGCTGTCGATCCCGTTGCTGCTGCTGGGGACCGTCGCGTTCTTCGCGCTCGGCATGCTCGTCGGCGCGTTCGCCAAGACCGAGGAGTCCGCGTCGGCGGCGGCGAACATCGTGGTGCTGCCGATGGCGTTCCTGTCCGGCACGTTCTTCCCGGTCGAACAGGCGCCCGCCTGGCTGCAGGTCGTGTCGAAGGTCTTCCCGCTGCGGCACATGAACGACGGCATGCTCGACGTGCTGGTGCGCGGCAAGGGGATCGACGCGCTGCTCGTGCCCGGCGCGATCCTGATCGGCTTCACGCTGGTCGTCGGTTTCATCGCCTCCCGCGTCTTCAAGTGGGAGGAATAG
- a CDS encoding SCO6745 family protein: MDVRQLWLRFEPYHDVTYFTPESRAATDALGCQGGWMGYFGMRAAPLGAASPELVTAVFYNFAPRKVARALPDAWAVATPAAFLEARLRGVDGALRRLLGEVDTPEIAELASLARDAALAAPIAGRPLAAANRALPWPEEPHLALWHACTILRESRGDGHVAALVAHGVGPCQALALYAREHSLDPAYMRAARGWSEEEWEAADVPGDLAAVERATDEAARAPWEGLGAARTSRFVDLMTPLALRIASGNEAMRVNPMALDPVRELAVPGWNT; the protein is encoded by the coding sequence GTGGATGTGAGACAGCTGTGGCTGCGCTTCGAGCCTTACCACGACGTCACCTACTTCACGCCCGAATCCCGCGCGGCGACCGACGCGCTCGGCTGCCAGGGCGGCTGGATGGGCTACTTCGGCATGCGCGCCGCACCGCTGGGCGCCGCGTCCCCGGAGCTGGTGACGGCCGTCTTCTACAACTTCGCCCCGCGCAAGGTCGCCCGCGCGCTGCCCGACGCGTGGGCGGTGGCCACACCGGCCGCGTTCCTGGAGGCGCGCCTGCGGGGTGTCGACGGTGCCCTGAGGCGGTTGCTGGGCGAGGTGGACACCCCGGAGATCGCCGAGCTGGCGTCGCTGGCCCGGGACGCCGCGCTGGCGGCCCCGATCGCCGGCCGTCCGCTCGCCGCGGCGAACCGCGCGCTGCCGTGGCCGGAGGAACCGCACCTGGCGCTGTGGCACGCGTGCACGATTCTGCGCGAGTCCCGCGGAGATGGTCATGTGGCTGCGCTGGTGGCCCATGGTGTGGGACCGTGCCAAGCGCTTGCGCTCTACGCGCGTGAGCATTCCCTCGATCCGGCGTACATGAGGGCGGCGAGGGGGTGGAGCGAGGAAGAATGGGAAGCAGCCGACGTGCCCGGTGACCTCGCCGCGGTGGAACGGGCGACCGACGAGGCCGCCCGCGCGCCGTGGGAGGGGCTGGGCGCCGCACGCACTTCGCGGTTCGTCGACCTGATGACACCGCTCGCACTACGCATCGCTTCGGGCAACGAGGCGATGCGCGTCAACCCGATGGCCCTGGACCCGGTCCGGGAACTAGCCGTGCCAGGATGGAACACGTGA
- a CDS encoding DUF6230 family protein encodes MGRTRWARFVGVLGIGAVSAGVLLFGMSQGALAASFAVSGSSFKVSADGLTGQGYVQFGGVDAGSGQVHAVAVNGFRSASLDKFCQSVFVPGMPVVGDLTMRIEANGRGGMEATNMVVGLTDISGDLTLGNPQIGIDAGTLTKGPEGLKGLPGSFGLQADTVTIASLRQVAWSTTAQSIKFKGMTLNLRQGKNECF; translated from the coding sequence ATGGGAAGAACGCGCTGGGCACGGTTCGTCGGGGTGCTCGGCATCGGCGCGGTGAGCGCCGGTGTGCTCCTCTTCGGCATGTCCCAAGGAGCGCTGGCCGCCTCGTTCGCGGTGTCCGGCAGCAGTTTCAAGGTGTCCGCTGACGGCTTGACGGGCCAGGGGTACGTCCAGTTCGGCGGCGTGGACGCCGGGTCGGGGCAGGTGCACGCGGTGGCCGTGAACGGCTTCCGGTCCGCCTCGCTCGACAAGTTCTGCCAGTCGGTGTTCGTGCCGGGCATGCCGGTCGTCGGTGACCTCACGATGCGGATCGAGGCCAACGGCAGGGGCGGCATGGAGGCGACCAACATGGTCGTCGGGCTCACCGACATCAGCGGTGACCTCACCCTGGGCAACCCGCAGATCGGCATCGACGCCGGCACGCTCACCAAGGGCCCCGAGGGCCTGAAGGGTCTGCCCGGCTCGTTCGGTCTGCAGGCCGACACCGTCACCATCGCGTCGTTGCGGCAGGTCGCGTGGAGCACCACGGCCCAGTCCATCAAGTTCAAGGGCATGACCCTGAACTTGCGGCAGGGGAAGAACGAGTGCTTCTGA
- a CDS encoding phosphotransferase produces the protein MPQRSFIALVSTPSGFAGRTGVIAVPTLDWYHVEPVNAALRELLGVETSVLRLVSVEGGEVPRGGTVTYHVEAHGEPDRSVLAPAEEPEPDAEHRLPWARIGGPAELVAWADTAVTRTGPAVQVRTWNLSSVHRLPTAGGPVWLKAVPPFFADEGAVITMVAAHDPTLVPEVIAAAPGRVLLGHAEGHDCWHLTPEAVERVVPRWVAVQHALAGEPRLTPSAVPMPSFGLPDTLTHGDFHSGNWLSSGVVIDWSDACWGHPALDACRLAEFNPGLRDVISRVWSEAWLALRPGSDPLGALEVARRASLLHSAVKYQEFLDNIEQSERIYHEDDPAGQLRAVRELLAR, from the coding sequence GTGCCGCAACGGTCCTTCATCGCCCTGGTCAGCACCCCGAGCGGGTTCGCCGGCCGCACCGGCGTGATCGCCGTGCCGACGCTCGACTGGTACCACGTCGAGCCGGTCAACGCCGCGCTGCGGGAGCTGCTGGGCGTGGAGACGAGCGTGCTGCGGCTGGTGTCGGTCGAGGGCGGCGAGGTGCCGCGCGGTGGCACCGTGACCTACCACGTCGAGGCGCACGGCGAGCCGGACCGCTCGGTGCTGGCGCCGGCGGAGGAGCCGGAGCCCGACGCCGAGCACCGGTTGCCGTGGGCGCGCATCGGCGGACCGGCGGAGCTGGTCGCGTGGGCCGACACCGCGGTCACCCGCACCGGGCCGGCCGTGCAGGTGCGGACCTGGAACCTGTCCAGCGTGCACCGGCTGCCCACCGCGGGCGGGCCGGTGTGGCTCAAGGCCGTGCCGCCGTTCTTCGCCGACGAGGGCGCCGTCATCACCATGGTCGCCGCGCACGACCCGACGCTCGTGCCGGAGGTCATCGCCGCCGCGCCGGGCCGGGTGCTGCTCGGGCACGCGGAGGGGCACGACTGCTGGCACCTCACGCCGGAGGCGGTCGAGCGGGTCGTGCCGCGCTGGGTCGCCGTGCAGCACGCGCTGGCCGGGGAGCCGCGGCTGACGCCGTCCGCCGTGCCGATGCCGTCGTTCGGGCTGCCGGACACCTTGACGCACGGCGACTTCCACTCCGGCAACTGGCTCAGCAGCGGTGTGGTCATCGACTGGTCCGACGCGTGCTGGGGCCACCCGGCGCTGGACGCGTGCCGGCTGGCCGAGTTCAACCCCGGTCTGCGCGACGTGATCAGCCGGGTGTGGAGCGAGGCCTGGCTGGCCCTGCGTCCCGGCAGCGACCCGCTCGGCGCGCTCGAGGTCGCCCGCCGCGCCTCACTGCTGCACAGCGCGGTGAAGTACCAGGAGTTCCTGGACAACATCGAGCAGTCCGAGCGGATCTACCACGAGGACGACCCCGCGGGGCAGCTCAGAGCTGTTCGGGAGCTGCTCGCTCGGTGA
- a CDS encoding helix-turn-helix domain-containing GNAT family N-acetyltransferase codes for MLTDEATTYASWFASLSDPTRVRLLHQVASAPGEVTVGELTTSLGISQSTCSHHVRKLAEVGFLRVRREGTATMVSVNPSCCTGLPHAADAVMGALSTGSVRPVSGVAVRAMTASDWTDVRRIYGEGIASGNATFELDVPSRRTLESKWLPDHRWIAVVDGAVAGWAAAAPVSPRECYSGVAETSIYVGAAFQGRGVGKTLLHHQVSAADADGLWTLQAVVFPENRASIALHHRAGFRTVGVRERIAQHHGEWRDTVLLERRRPQL; via the coding sequence GTGCTGACCGATGAAGCCACCACGTACGCCTCGTGGTTCGCGAGCCTGTCCGACCCCACCCGCGTGCGCCTGCTCCACCAGGTCGCCTCGGCCCCCGGCGAGGTCACGGTGGGCGAGCTGACGACCTCGCTCGGCATCAGCCAGTCCACCTGCTCGCACCACGTCCGCAAGCTCGCCGAGGTCGGCTTCCTCCGCGTCCGCCGCGAGGGCACGGCCACGATGGTGTCCGTCAACCCCTCGTGCTGCACCGGCCTGCCCCACGCGGCCGACGCGGTGATGGGCGCCCTGTCCACCGGCTCCGTCCGCCCCGTCTCCGGCGTCGCGGTGCGCGCGATGACGGCCTCCGACTGGACGGACGTCCGCCGCATCTACGGCGAGGGCATCGCCTCGGGCAACGCCACCTTCGAGCTCGACGTCCCCTCGCGCCGCACCCTGGAGTCGAAGTGGCTCCCCGACCACCGCTGGATCGCCGTGGTGGACGGGGCCGTGGCGGGCTGGGCCGCCGCGGCCCCGGTCTCACCGCGCGAGTGCTACTCGGGCGTGGCCGAGACCTCGATCTACGTGGGCGCGGCGTTCCAGGGCCGCGGTGTCGGCAAAACCCTGCTGCACCACCAGGTCTCGGCCGCCGACGCGGACGGCCTGTGGACGCTGCAGGCGGTGGTCTTCCCGGAGAACCGGGCCAGCATCGCGCTGCACCACCGAGCGGGGTTCCGCACGGTCGGCGTCCGCGAGCGCATCGCCCAGCACCACGGCGAATGGCGCGACACCGTACTCCTAGAACGCCGCCGCCCCCAGCTTTGA
- a CDS encoding MTH1187 family thiamine-binding protein gives MLVAFSVAPSASDSSGSVAKAVAEAVRIVRESGLPNETNSMFTLVEGEWDEVMDVVKRATEAVQAAAPRVSLVLKADIRPGHTGQLTSKVERIEEHLADGS, from the coding sequence GTGCTTGTCGCGTTCAGCGTTGCTCCGTCCGCATCGGACTCGTCGGGGAGCGTGGCCAAGGCCGTCGCCGAGGCCGTGCGGATCGTGCGGGAGTCGGGACTGCCGAACGAGACCAACTCGATGTTCACCTTGGTCGAGGGGGAGTGGGACGAGGTGATGGACGTGGTGAAGCGCGCGACGGAAGCGGTGCAGGCCGCGGCGCCGCGGGTCTCGCTCGTGCTCAAGGCCGACATCCGGCCCGGCCACACCGGTCAGCTGACGAGCAAGGTGGAACGCATCGAGGAGCATCTCGCCGACGGGTCTTGA
- a CDS encoding DUF3817 domain-containing protein, with the protein MTFSSAVGRFRILALAEAVSWAGLLLGMFFKYVVVQNEIGVKIFGPIHGFIFVAFILVTLMAKDPLRWDARTLVLGLLSSIPPFGTVIFERWAAKTGRLTERAAPEQL; encoded by the coding sequence ATGACGTTCTCCAGCGCGGTTGGACGGTTCCGCATCCTCGCCCTCGCCGAGGCGGTGTCCTGGGCGGGTCTGCTGCTCGGGATGTTCTTCAAGTACGTCGTGGTCCAGAACGAGATCGGCGTGAAGATCTTCGGCCCGATCCACGGCTTCATCTTCGTCGCCTTCATCCTCGTCACGCTGATGGCGAAGGACCCGCTGCGCTGGGACGCCCGCACGCTGGTGCTGGGCCTGCTGTCGAGCATCCCGCCGTTCGGCACGGTGATCTTCGAGCGCTGGGCCGCGAAGACCGGCCGCCTCACCGAGCGAGCAGCTCCCGAACAGCTCTGA